A part of Nitrospirota bacterium genomic DNA contains:
- the infB gene encoding translation initiation factor IF-2, with amino-acid sequence MTVIRVHELAKKMGVESKDLISVLEKMGIKNKTASSGLDDKEAKSLIDKLKAVRKEKEKEKIKKEPTGAIVSKEDRLKKAAALIGKFSSTLEKPGAKPKPAPIPPPKPTLPAPPVIPPVSHAAPIQPAKVEENRVTQELSQPTQPQPAAIAQPASVPQRPGYAPQRPGAPSRPGFTPQRPGAPARPGFTPQRPGAPSRPGFTPQRPGAPARPGARPFERTSFRSPVLEPAQVPPSLMPIPGKTSKKKWQKKGEFENKSDREFRAKPSFKKLPDLKTLPLGKRPHKKDERHAPQTDVAEITKPRKKVVKIQEGCTIKEFAEVLGQKVSDVIKKLMANGIMATQNQVMDTDAAMLLAEEYGIKAEITSIETAEDVLEEKADTAESQVLRPPVVTIMGHVDHGKTSLLDSVRETNVVSGEAGGITQHIGAYQVSLKGRDITFLDTPGHAAFTAMRARGAQVTDIVVLVVAADDGVMPQTREAVNHAKAANVPIIVAINKIDKPDAKPDRVKQELAEFELTPEEWGGQTIFCEVSAKKKIGLEHLLEMILIQADVLELKANPDKMARGTVIEAKLDKGRGPVATVLVQSGTLKVGDFFVTGAQFGKVRALINDKGERVESAGPSMPAEVIGFSNVPLAGDRFVVLEEERKARQIAEGRQAKQRSTEMGSIKKVTLEDLHTQIQEGMVKELNIVIKADVSGSAGAIVDSLEKLSTAAVKLKVIHSSVGAITETDVMLAAASNAIIIGFSVRPEPKSTELAQREGVDIRLYNIIYNAIDDIKAAMEGLLEPTLKERILGHAEVRQTFHVSKVGTIAGSYVLDGVMSRQCDGVRVLRDNVLVYTGKFHSLKRFKDDAREVQSGYECGIGIENFNDIKVGDIVECFVIDKVAGKL; translated from the coding sequence ATGACGGTAATCAGGGTACACGAACTGGCCAAAAAAATGGGAGTCGAAAGCAAGGACCTCATCTCCGTCCTTGAGAAGATGGGCATCAAGAACAAAACTGCGTCGAGCGGTCTTGATGACAAAGAGGCCAAGTCCCTGATCGATAAGTTGAAGGCTGTCCGCAAAGAGAAGGAAAAAGAAAAAATAAAGAAGGAACCGACCGGCGCGATCGTATCCAAAGAGGACCGGTTGAAGAAAGCCGCTGCGCTGATAGGAAAATTTTCCTCAACGCTCGAAAAACCGGGAGCGAAGCCGAAGCCGGCGCCCATTCCTCCGCCGAAGCCGACCCTGCCTGCTCCGCCGGTTATTCCGCCTGTGTCCCATGCAGCTCCGATACAACCTGCCAAGGTTGAAGAAAATCGCGTAACTCAAGAGCTCTCTCAACCCACACAACCCCAGCCGGCAGCGATTGCGCAGCCGGCCTCAGTGCCGCAGCGACCTGGATATGCTCCGCAGCGACCGGGCGCTCCGTCGCGTCCCGGTTTTACACCACAACGTCCCGGCGCCCCGGCGCGTCCCGGTTTTACACCCCAGCGTCCCGGCGCTCCATCGCGTCCCGGTTTCACGCCGCAGCGCCCCGGCGCTCCGGCGCGTCCGGGAGCTCGTCCCTTTGAAAGGACCTCTTTCAGATCTCCGGTGCTTGAACCCGCGCAGGTGCCGCCGTCCCTGATGCCGATACCCGGAAAGACATCAAAGAAAAAGTGGCAGAAAAAAGGAGAGTTCGAAAACAAGTCCGACCGGGAGTTCCGCGCGAAGCCGTCGTTCAAGAAGCTTCCCGATCTTAAGACGTTGCCCCTCGGAAAGAGACCTCATAAAAAAGACGAGAGACACGCGCCACAGACCGATGTGGCCGAGATCACCAAGCCGAGAAAAAAGGTCGTCAAGATCCAGGAAGGCTGTACCATCAAGGAATTCGCCGAGGTCCTTGGCCAGAAGGTGAGCGATGTGATCAAAAAGCTCATGGCCAACGGCATCATGGCAACGCAGAACCAGGTCATGGATACTGACGCCGCCATGCTTCTTGCCGAAGAGTACGGCATCAAGGCGGAGATCACGAGCATTGAAACGGCAGAGGATGTTCTGGAGGAAAAGGCCGATACGGCCGAGTCCCAGGTGCTGCGGCCGCCGGTGGTAACGATCATGGGTCACGTGGACCACGGCAAGACCTCGCTGCTTGATTCCGTTCGGGAAACGAATGTTGTCTCGGGTGAAGCCGGAGGAATTACCCAGCATATCGGCGCCTACCAGGTGAGCCTGAAAGGGAGGGACATTACGTTCCTCGACACGCCGGGCCATGCGGCATTCACGGCAATGCGCGCCCGCGGCGCGCAGGTGACGGATATCGTGGTCCTCGTTGTTGCCGCTGATGACGGCGTGATGCCGCAGACGCGTGAAGCGGTCAATCACGCCAAGGCGGCAAACGTCCCGATCATCGTGGCCATCAACAAGATCGATAAGCCCGATGCAAAGCCGGACCGGGTGAAGCAGGAGCTTGCGGAATTCGAACTGACCCCTGAAGAATGGGGCGGCCAGACCATTTTTTGTGAAGTATCGGCGAAGAAAAAGATCGGTCTCGAACATCTGCTGGAAATGATCCTCATCCAGGCCGATGTGCTTGAGCTCAAAGCAAACCCCGACAAGATGGCGCGTGGTACGGTCATCGAGGCCAAACTTGACAAGGGACGCGGACCGGTCGCCACCGTGCTGGTCCAGTCCGGTACGTTGAAAGTTGGCGATTTCTTTGTGACCGGGGCGCAGTTCGGGAAGGTGCGGGCGCTTATTAACGACAAGGGTGAACGGGTGGAGAGCGCCGGACCATCCATGCCCGCCGAAGTCATCGGATTTTCCAATGTCCCGCTTGCGGGAGATCGTTTTGTGGTGCTCGAAGAGGAACGCAAGGCCCGTCAGATCGCGGAAGGCAGGCAGGCAAAACAGAGAAGCACGGAAATGGGCTCGATCAAAAAGGTGACGCTCGAAGACCTGCACACCCAGATCCAGGAAGGCATGGTCAAGGAGCTCAATATCGTGATCAAGGCGGACGTGTCGGGATCGGCCGGAGCCATCGTCGATTCGCTCGAAAAACTGAGCACCGCCGCGGTCAAGCTCAAGGTCATCCACAGTTCCGTGGGCGCGATCACCGAAACCGACGTGATGCTCGCGGCCGCGTCGAACGCCATCATCATCGGGTTCAGTGTTCGTCCGGAACCCAAGTCAACCGAACTGGCACAGCGCGAGGGAGTGGATATACGCCTGTACAACATCATCTACAACGCCATCGATGATATCAAGGCCGCCATGGAAGGGTTGCTTGAGCCGACGCTCAAGGAACGCATACTCGGTCACGCCGAGGTGCGTCAGACGTTCCATGTTTCCAAGGTCGGCACGATCGCGGGATCCTACGTCTTGGATGGGGTCATGAGCAGGCAGTGCGATGGTGTCCGGGTGCTCCGGGACAATGTGCTGGTGTACACGGGCAAATTCCATTCGCTTAAGAGGTTCAAGGACGACGCGCGCGAGGTGCAGTCCGGTTATGAATGCGGCATCGGTATCGAGAACTTCAACGATATCAAGGTCGGCGATATCGTCGAGTGCTTTGTGATCGATAAGGTTGCGGGAAAGTTATAG
- a CDS encoding DUF448 domain-containing protein — MKQGPERTCIGCRGVFEKDAVVRIVGGPPGIAIDYREKLPGRAAYVCPTKECVTKALGKENLSRALHCKVRPPEPEAFIDQLAGLITEKIKSLIVMSAKAGKLAAGYSAVHDAVEKGRVSMLLYAIDLSEGTKGKVASPSAATVRCTTLFTREELGAMLNRELVGVIGIEDTGLSNALWKEAERLKVLIKNSE; from the coding sequence ATGAAACAGGGACCGGAGAGAACATGTATCGGTTGTCGAGGCGTATTTGAGAAGGACGCCGTGGTCCGGATCGTCGGCGGACCTCCCGGCATCGCGATCGACTACCGGGAGAAACTCCCCGGCCGCGCGGCCTATGTCTGTCCCACGAAGGAGTGCGTAACAAAAGCGCTGGGCAAAGAAAACCTTTCCCGGGCGCTTCACTGCAAGGTCAGGCCGCCGGAGCCGGAGGCCTTTATCGACCAGCTTGCGGGTCTCATTACGGAGAAGATAAAATCGCTCATCGTGATGTCGGCAAAGGCGGGCAAACTGGCGGCCGGATACTCCGCGGTCCACGATGCGGTGGAGAAGGGGCGCGTTTCAATGCTCCTGTACGCGATCGACCTGTCCGAGGGGACGAAGGGAAAAGTAGCGAGTCCCAGTGCCGCAACCGTGCGATGCACGACGCTTTTCACCCGCGAAGAACTGGGGGCAATGCTTAACCGTGAACTGGTCGGTGTGATCGGGATAGAGGATACGGGGCTCTCCAACGCACTCTGGAAAGAGGCCGAAAGATTAAAAGTCTTGATAAAAAACAGTGAGTAG
- the nusA gene encoding transcription termination factor NusA produces MSQELIHVIDQISKEKGISKEMVVEAVESALVSAAKKKYGAQRIAVQIDPKRGDIIMYAYKKVVAEVVNPEEEITLEEAQALYPDAQMEGEVPLQVEFQGFGRIAAQTARQVIVQKVREAEREVILKEFNDKIGQLVNGIVLRHEKGAYYIDLGKTEAVLPAREQVPRESYRRGDRVRAYVLEVRDTSKGPQVVLSRAHPDFVSRLFEMEVPEIYENIVEIKGIVREAGDRTKIAVSSKESQVDPVGACVGMKGSRVQAVVRELRGEKIDIIPWSEDPRIFIAKALSPAVVEKVGVTEEDRSALTVVADSQLSLAIGKKGQNVRLAAKLTGWKIDILSESEYDQERQKEREQEIEAAIVEETRKLAEENEAAGNTEAEAATPRRGDAEPGSDLTILDGVGAKTADQLIEAGYDTVEKIAAMSDEDILAIPGIGEKTAQKILLSARALIGS; encoded by the coding sequence ATGAGTCAAGAGCTGATTCATGTTATCGATCAGATCAGCAAGGAAAAGGGCATTTCGAAGGAGATGGTCGTTGAGGCCGTGGAGTCGGCGCTGGTGAGCGCGGCCAAGAAGAAGTACGGCGCCCAGCGGATCGCGGTGCAGATCGACCCCAAGCGGGGAGACATCATCATGTATGCCTACAAGAAGGTCGTGGCGGAGGTTGTGAACCCGGAGGAGGAGATCACCCTCGAAGAGGCGCAGGCGCTCTATCCCGACGCGCAGATGGAGGGTGAGGTGCCGTTGCAGGTCGAGTTCCAGGGCTTCGGCAGGATCGCGGCGCAGACCGCCCGCCAGGTCATCGTGCAGAAGGTGCGCGAGGCCGAGCGCGAGGTCATCCTCAAGGAGTTCAACGACAAGATCGGCCAGCTGGTGAACGGCATTGTTCTGCGCCATGAGAAGGGCGCCTACTACATCGATCTCGGCAAGACCGAAGCCGTGCTGCCCGCGCGGGAACAGGTCCCGCGCGAGAGCTACCGCAGGGGTGACCGAGTCAGGGCCTATGTGCTTGAGGTGCGCGATACCTCAAAAGGTCCGCAGGTGGTCCTCTCCCGCGCACATCCGGATTTCGTCTCGCGTCTGTTCGAGATGGAGGTCCCGGAAATTTACGAGAATATCGTCGAAATCAAAGGCATCGTCCGCGAGGCGGGAGACCGCACGAAGATAGCCGTGTCGTCAAAGGAATCCCAGGTTGATCCGGTGGGCGCCTGTGTGGGCATGAAGGGCTCCCGTGTGCAGGCGGTGGTCCGCGAACTGAGGGGAGAGAAGATCGATATCATCCCCTGGTCCGAAGATCCGCGCATTTTCATCGCCAAGGCATTGAGCCCCGCCGTGGTCGAAAAGGTGGGCGTGACCGAGGAAGACCGCTCGGCGTTGACCGTGGTGGCCGATTCCCAGCTTTCACTCGCCATCGGGAAAAAGGGGCAGAATGTAAGACTTGCGGCAAAGCTCACCGGCTGGAAGATCGATATCCTGAGTGAATCCGAATACGATCAGGAACGGCAAAAGGAACGAGAGCAGGAGATCGAAGCGGCGATCGTAGAGGAAACGAGAAAGCTGGCCGAGGAGAACGAAGCTGCCGGGAACACGGAAGCCGAGGCCGCCACGCCACGGCGTGGCGATGCAGAGCCAGGGTCGGACCTGACAATCCTGGATGGCGTCGGGGCGAAAACGGCGGACCAGCTCATTGAGGCAGGTTACGACACGGTGGAGAAGATCGCCGCCATGTCCGATGAGGATATCCTGGCGATCCCCGGTATCGGCGAGAAAACAGCGCAAAAGATACTCTTGTCGGCGCGCGCGCTCATTGGATCATAA
- a CDS encoding four helix bundle protein: protein MKIERFEDIEAWQLARELTRKVYCLTKKPEFAKDFGLKRQIQEAAGSSMHNIAEGFDSETNAEFIRFLRYAKRSCSEVQSELYIALDEKYISTEEFEDVYEQAKRTRAAVRGFINYLKKYEEGKVANRKP from the coding sequence ATGAAGATTGAACGGTTTGAAGATATTGAGGCCTGGCAGTTGGCACGCGAGTTGACACGAAAAGTATATTGTTTAACAAAAAAACCGGAATTTGCGAAGGACTTCGGACTGAAAAGACAGATACAAGAAGCTGCGGGATCATCGATGCACAATATCGCCGAAGGCTTCGACTCCGAGACGAATGCAGAGTTTATCCGCTTTTTACGATATGCCAAGCGGTCTTGCTCGGAAGTTCAGAGCGAACTCTATATTGCCTTGGATGAAAAGTACATATCAACTGAAGAGTTTGAAGATGTCTACGAACAGGCCAAACGAACACGAGCTGCTGTTCGTGGATTCATCAACTATCTCAAGAAATATGAAGAAGGTAAGGTGGCCAACCGTAAACCGTAA
- a CDS encoding ribosome maturation factor RimP, with translation MADAVEQVRQLLDPILESMGLSLWDLEFHKQGPQWLLRIFIDRESGGVTLIDCETVSRDLSAALDVEDIIAHAYTLEVSSPGLDRLLSKPAHFIRFTGSMVRIKTYQPINGQKVIRGRLLGLVEGTVKVELEEGTVLDIPMTGITKASLEV, from the coding sequence ATGGCTGATGCCGTGGAGCAGGTCCGGCAGTTGCTTGATCCGATCCTTGAATCCATGGGATTGTCGCTCTGGGACCTGGAGTTTCATAAACAGGGGCCGCAGTGGCTTCTCAGGATCTTTATCGACCGGGAATCCGGAGGTGTCACGCTGATTGACTGCGAGACCGTGAGCAGGGACCTCAGCGCGGCACTGGACGTCGAGGACATCATTGCGCACGCGTATACCCTTGAAGTCTCGTCACCCGGTCTCGACCGGCTCCTCTCGAAACCCGCGCACTTCATTCGGTTCACGGGCAGTATGGTCAGGATAAAGACTTACCAGCCAATCAACGGGCAGAAGGTTATCCGCGGCAGACTGCTCGGGTTGGTTGAAGGCACGGTCAAGGTGGAACTCGAAGAGGGAACGGTCCTTGACATCCCGATGACCGGCATCACCAAGGCGTCGCTTGAAGTGTAG
- a CDS encoding GxxExxY protein, with the protein MIAISELCDVVRETGYAIHVYHGHGHLEKVYENALANRLRKTGLDVKQQHPLKVYDEDGTVLGDYFADLLIDDSLIVELKACRMFADEHISQLLGYLKSARIEHGLLINFGSYKFQIKKYALSKDGNKPKLLKNVFA; encoded by the coding sequence ATGATTGCGATAAGCGAACTGTGCGACGTTGTACGAGAAACGGGCTATGCCATTCATGTTTATCATGGACATGGGCATCTCGAAAAGGTGTATGAAAATGCGCTGGCAAACCGGCTAAGAAAAACCGGACTCGACGTAAAGCAACAACATCCTCTCAAGGTCTATGATGAGGATGGCACGGTGTTAGGCGATTATTTCGCCGATTTACTGATAGATGACAGTCTTATCGTCGAACTGAAGGCATGTCGTATGTTTGCGGACGAACATATATCTCAATTGCTGGGTTATCTCAAATCGGCCCGAATTGAGCACGGACTTTTAATCAACTTCGGAAGCTACAAATTTCAGATTAAGAAATACGCATTAAGCAAAGACGGCAATAAACCAAAGCTGCTTAAGAACGTATTTGCATGA
- a CDS encoding WbuC family cupin fold metalloprotein: protein MKQIDRALLDSLTKQAMESPRHRAHFNLHPELNDPVQRLCIAIEPGSYVRPHRHSDPETGEVLTALRGSLAILLFDERGKVLERTVIDNNGMIAAVEFPRNTWHTLVSLESGTVFFEVKQGPYKPIAEINSASWAPAEGAPEAAHFLNWFRNARAGDVPPVIAS from the coding sequence ATGAAGCAGATCGACAGAGCGCTATTGGACTCACTGACGAAACAGGCCATGGAATCACCGCGTCACCGGGCGCACTTCAACCTTCATCCTGAATTGAACGACCCGGTACAGCGTCTCTGCATAGCCATAGAACCGGGGTCCTACGTGCGACCGCACCGTCACTCCGATCCCGAAACAGGGGAAGTACTAACCGCCCTGCGCGGATCATTGGCCATCCTGCTTTTCGACGAAAGAGGGAAGGTCCTTGAACGCACGGTGATCGATAACAACGGCATGATAGCCGCCGTGGAATTCCCAAGGAACACGTGGCATACCCTGGTGTCTCTGGAATCCGGAACGGTTTTTTTTGAGGTCAAGCAGGGTCCTTATAAGCCGATCGCTGAAATAAACAGCGCTTCATGGGCACCGGCGGAAGGCGCGCCCGAGGCCGCGCATTTTCTGAATTGGTTCAGGAACGCCAGGGCAGGGGATGTGCCGCCCGTTATAGCAAGCTGA
- a CDS encoding nucleotidyltransferase family protein, with amino-acid sequence MKTLDYSVVVKRINVPKEKISNFCRRWKISEFALFGSVLWDNFRPESDIDVLVTFAPNAGWSLLDHVEMQDELKSLFGRTVDLISRRGIERSRNRIRRKEILESAEVIYAAA; translated from the coding sequence ATGAAGACACTTGATTATAGTGTAGTGGTAAAAAGAATTAATGTTCCGAAGGAAAAAATCTCCAATTTTTGCCGCCGCTGGAAAATCAGCGAGTTTGCGTTGTTCGGTTCAGTGTTGTGGGATAATTTCCGACCAGAAAGCGATATCGACGTACTGGTGACCTTTGCGCCAAATGCCGGCTGGAGCCTTCTTGACCACGTGGAAATGCAGGACGAGCTGAAATCTCTCTTTGGACGCACTGTCGATCTCATAAGCCGCCGCGGCATTGAACGAAGTCGAAATCGCATTCGTCGTAAGGAGATTTTAGAGTCCGCAGAGGTAATCTATGCCGCAGCGTGA
- a CDS encoding nucleotidyltransferase domain-containing protein encodes MAMKKFNELTETKKITVQNTLKSVLEKHPDICFAYLHGSFVKREDFNDIDVALYLVSRPAAPLEYELSLEAEFMDVVRKYPVDVRVLNTAPLSFRYNVIKEGVLLIVNDDEKRTGFQEATLADYFDFAPYRMLYLKEALGIGV; translated from the coding sequence ATGGCAATGAAAAAATTCAACGAGTTAACGGAAACGAAGAAGATCACCGTCCAGAACACCTTGAAAAGCGTTTTGGAGAAACATCCCGATATCTGTTTTGCGTATCTGCACGGCTCCTTTGTAAAACGTGAAGATTTTAACGATATAGATGTTGCCCTATATCTCGTGTCGAGGCCTGCCGCTCCACTTGAGTATGAGCTTTCGCTTGAGGCTGAATTCATGGACGTTGTGCGGAAGTACCCGGTAGATGTCAGGGTCCTGAACACGGCGCCTCTCTCCTTCAGATATAACGTCATTAAAGAAGGCGTTCTCTTGATTGTGAACGATGATGAAAAGAGAACGGGTTTTCAGGAAGCCACCCTGGCTGATTATTTTGATTTTGCGCCGTATCGAATGCTGTATTTGAAGGAGGCCCTGGGAATTGGAGTTTAA
- a CDS encoding DUF86 domain-containing protein produces MEFNQDKVRKIVSEILTALERLEELKHLPKEAFLSDPHKIGSAKYSFIVAIEGTIDLANHVIAKNAFRTPEDYADTFKVLSERGAIDAEFTKTLMQMARFRNRLVHIYWEVDNEELYRLIHSHADDVRQFLKKFGLFIGLK; encoded by the coding sequence TTGGAGTTTAATCAGGACAAGGTAAGAAAAATTGTCTCGGAGATATTAACTGCTCTTGAACGGCTTGAGGAATTAAAACATCTCCCTAAAGAGGCGTTTCTGTCCGATCCCCATAAGATAGGAAGCGCCAAATACTCGTTTATCGTTGCCATTGAAGGCACTATCGATCTTGCCAATCATGTCATCGCAAAAAATGCATTCAGAACTCCCGAAGATTATGCCGACACCTTCAAAGTCCTCTCAGAAAGAGGTGCTATTGATGCTGAATTTACTAAAACATTAATGCAAATGGCACGGTTCAGGAACCGCCTCGTGCATATCTACTGGGAAGTTGACAATGAGGAGCTTTACCGGCTTATCCACTCTCATGCAGACGATGTCCGGCAATTTCTAAAAAAATTCGGCTTGTTCATCGGTTTAAAATGA
- a CDS encoding HU family DNA-binding protein: MAKAMTKSQLVAKVAEKASLTKKAAGELLDFIAETAYKEAKNTFTLPGLGKLVLVQRKARMGRNPATGETIKIKAKKVVKFRVAKAAKDAILGAK, encoded by the coding sequence ATGGCAAAGGCAATGACGAAATCGCAGTTGGTGGCAAAGGTCGCGGAGAAGGCATCACTTACCAAGAAGGCCGCCGGTGAGTTATTGGATTTCATCGCGGAAACGGCCTATAAAGAAGCAAAGAACACCTTTACGCTGCCCGGGCTCGGCAAGCTCGTGCTGGTACAGCGCAAGGCCCGCATGGGCAGAAACCCGGCAACCGGTGAAACCATCAAGATAAAGGCAAAGAAGGTCGTTAAGTTCCGTGTTGCCAAGGCCGCCAAGGACGCGATCCTGGGCGCGAAGTAA